The following coding sequences are from one Arthrobacter crystallopoietes window:
- a CDS encoding N-carbamoyl-D-amino-acid hydrolase, whose product MAKNLMLAVAQVGGIDSSESKPEVVARLIALLEEAASQGAELVVFPELTLTTFFPRTWFEEGDFEGYFEKSMPNDDVRPLFERAKDLGVGFYLGYAELTSDQKRYNTSILVNKHGDIVGKYRKMHLPGHADNREGLPNQHLEKKYFLEGDLGFGVFDFHGVQVGMCLCNDRRWPEVYRSLSLQGAELVVLGYNTPDFVPGWQEEPHAKMFTHLLSLQAGAYQNSVFVAAAGKSGFEDGHHMIGGSAVVAPSGEILAKAAGEGDEVVVVKADIDMGRPYKESVFDFAAHRRPDAYGIIAERKGRGAPLPVAFNVND is encoded by the coding sequence TTGGCGAAAAACTTGATGCTCGCGGTTGCTCAAGTCGGCGGTATCGATAGTTCGGAATCAAAACCCGAAGTCGTCGCACGCCTGATTGCCCTGCTGGAAGAAGCAGCGTCCCAGGGCGCGGAACTGGTGGTCTTTCCCGAACTCACGCTGACCACGTTCTTCCCGCGGACCTGGTTCGAAGAAGGGGACTTCGAGGGATACTTCGAAAAATCCATGCCCAATGACGATGTCCGGCCCCTCTTCGAACGGGCCAAAGACCTTGGTGTTGGTTTCTATCTCGGGTACGCGGAACTGACCAGTGATCAGAAGCGGTACAACACATCGATCCTGGTGAACAAGCACGGGGACATCGTGGGCAAGTACCGCAAGATGCATCTGCCGGGCCATGCCGATAACCGGGAAGGACTTCCCAACCAGCATCTCGAAAAGAAGTACTTCCTCGAAGGAGACCTCGGGTTCGGTGTCTTCGACTTCCATGGCGTGCAGGTCGGCATGTGTCTCTGCAATGACCGGCGCTGGCCCGAGGTCTACCGTTCGCTTTCCCTGCAGGGAGCAGAACTCGTTGTCCTGGGCTATAACACCCCCGATTTCGTTCCGGGCTGGCAGGAAGAGCCGCACGCAAAGATGTTCACGCACCTTCTCTCGCTTCAGGCGGGCGCATACCAGAACTCGGTATTTGTCGCTGCCGCGGGCAAGTCGGGCTTCGAGGACGGGCACCACATGATCGGTGGATCAGCGGTCGTCGCGCCCAGCGGCGAAATCCTGGCCAAAGCGGCCGGTGAGGGCGATGAAGTCGTCGTTGTGAAAGCAGATATCGACATGGGCAGGCCCTATAAGGAAAGCGTCTTCGACTTCGCCGCCCACCGGCGCCCCGACGCGTACGGCATCATCGCCGAAAGAAAAGGGCGGGGCGCCCCGCTGCCCGTCGCGTTCAACGTGAATGACTAA